The following are from one region of the Bacteroidota bacterium genome:
- a CDS encoding sterol desaturase family protein: protein MNIVLNIATVIATFFFMEFMAWFTHKYVMHGLGWYLHKDHHQKEPGFFEKNDSFFLIFAVPSWLLIMTGMMADNDIRVWIGAGIALYGLAYFLVHEIFIHQRFKLFRNSDNVYLRAIRRAHKMHHKHLGKEEGECFGMLIVPFHYYREARAAKQQTPATR from the coding sequence ATGAATATCGTGCTCAACATCGCAACTGTCATTGCCACGTTTTTCTTCATGGAATTCATGGCTTGGTTCACCCACAAATACGTCATGCACGGCCTCGGATGGTACCTCCACAAGGACCACCACCAAAAGGAGCCGGGGTTTTTCGAAAAGAATGACTCCTTTTTTCTGATTTTTGCAGTTCCGAGTTGGCTGTTGATCATGACGGGCATGATGGCCGACAACGACATCCGCGTATGGATCGGGGCAGGCATCGCGCTGTACGGATTGGCCTATTTCCTCGTGCATGAAATCTTCATTCATCAGCGCTTCAAGCTCTTCCGCAACTCCGACAATGTCTATTTGCGGGCCATTCGCAGGGCACATAAAATGCACCACAAACATCTTGGCAAGGAAGAGGGCGAATGCTTCGGGATGCTGATCGTACCTTTCCATTACTACCGTGAGGCGCGTGCCGCCAAGCAACAAACCCCTGCCACACGCTGA
- a CDS encoding lycopene cyclase domain-containing protein, translating to MFSYLLINLLTLAGPMARSFEPRIAYWRKWKALFPAIGLTMVLFITWDAVFTHWGVWGFTPEYLVGINIINLPLEEWLFFITIPYACVFIYEVLNLFIRKDVLGGASTSIAMVLILLGALLLFLFPGRLYTQSAVIVMIVLLILNVWVLRSPWMGRFFLGLFGEFDPLCHRQRYPHRCHHC from the coding sequence ATGTTCAGTTACTTGCTCATCAACCTGTTGACGCTTGCCGGGCCAATGGCACGCAGCTTCGAGCCGCGTATTGCCTATTGGCGCAAATGGAAGGCGCTTTTTCCCGCCATCGGATTGACCATGGTGCTGTTCATCACCTGGGATGCCGTTTTCACCCATTGGGGCGTCTGGGGATTCACACCGGAATACCTCGTCGGGATCAACATCATTAACCTTCCGCTCGAGGAATGGCTGTTTTTCATCACCATTCCCTACGCTTGCGTGTTTATCTACGAGGTGCTGAATCTCTTCATCCGAAAGGATGTACTCGGTGGGGCCTCGACCTCGATCGCAATGGTGCTGATCTTGTTGGGTGCCTTGTTGCTGTTCCTGTTTCCTGGCCGGCTCTACACGCAATCCGCTGTGATTGTGATGATTGTATTGTTGATTCTCAATGTTTGGGTGCTGCGATCCCCATGGATGGGACGATTTTTTCTTGGCCTATTTGGTGAGTTTGATCCCCTTTGTCATCGTCAACGGTATCCTCACCGGTGCCATCACTGCTGA
- a CDS encoding PspC domain-containing protein produces MNAFANGARSGRLTKSETDKVFMGVSGGLAAHSGISSTLIRIAWIIAFGLTSGMAGLLYIAMGLFMPAAPSNQLPPKRG; encoded by the coding sequence ATGAATGCGTTTGCAAATGGTGCTCGGAGTGGCCGCCTTACCAAATCGGAGACCGACAAAGTGTTTATGGGAGTTTCGGGAGGCCTTGCAGCCCATTCCGGAATTTCCTCGACCTTGATTCGTATTGCCTGGATCATTGCCTTTGGGCTCACAAGTGGTATGGCAGGTCTGCTCTATATCGCGATGGGCCTTTTTATGCCCGCTGCACCTTCCAATCAACTACCTCCCAAACGGGGATAG
- a CDS encoding glycosyltransferase, with translation MSQKLIISVTNDLGNDQRVHRMAMASMEMGFEVLLVGRQRKKSVPLDPRPYATKRLWLLFETGKLFYLAYAMRLFWWLLFQRVDVLVANDMDTLLPNFLVAKIRGKKLIYDSHEYWTEVPELANRAMTRAVWLWLERWMFPRVDVALTVNESIAEIYTRLYKRKVHVVRNLPMAWKAPVSEGTKEKILIYQGALNIGRGIELMIEAMRFLPEYRLVIVGFGTIEGPLRKLTAARPFAHQIEFLGFLLPEFLRKETVKAMLGMSLEADQGASYHFALPNKLFDYIQAGIPVLVSDLPEMARIISEFNVGEVLHASERTPEQLANRIRSICENVDKYFAYSANCQKAANSLNWENEKKQLAAVFAELGK, from the coding sequence ATGTCCCAAAAGCTTATCATATCCGTCACCAACGACCTCGGCAATGACCAACGCGTTCACCGTATGGCCATGGCGTCAATGGAAATGGGATTTGAGGTGTTGCTTGTCGGACGTCAACGCAAGAAATCGGTTCCACTAGACCCAAGACCCTATGCAACCAAGCGGCTTTGGTTGCTGTTTGAAACCGGGAAACTGTTTTACCTCGCCTATGCGATGCGGCTTTTTTGGTGGTTGTTGTTTCAGAGGGTGGATGTGCTTGTGGCAAACGACATGGATACGCTGTTGCCGAATTTTCTGGTGGCAAAAATTCGCGGCAAAAAGCTGATTTATGACTCGCATGAGTACTGGACCGAGGTACCTGAACTTGCCAACCGTGCCATGACGCGTGCGGTTTGGCTTTGGCTCGAGCGTTGGATGTTTCCGCGGGTCGATGTTGCTTTGACGGTCAATGAAAGCATTGCGGAAATCTACACTCGCCTCTACAAGCGCAAAGTCCATGTCGTACGCAACCTTCCGATGGCTTGGAAGGCCCCCGTTTCCGAAGGGACAAAAGAAAAGATTCTCATTTATCAAGGTGCCCTCAACATTGGCAGGGGAATCGAATTGATGATCGAGGCTATGCGTTTTTTGCCCGAATACCGCTTGGTGATTGTGGGATTTGGCACCATCGAAGGCCCTTTGCGGAAACTTACCGCAGCAAGACCTTTTGCACATCAAATCGAATTTCTTGGCTTTTTGCTTCCTGAATTTCTACGCAAGGAGACCGTGAAAGCAATGCTTGGGATGAGCCTTGAGGCAGATCAGGGGGCGAGCTACCATTTTGCGCTTCCCAACAAGTTGTTTGATTATATCCAAGCAGGCATTCCCGTACTGGTGAGTGACCTCCCCGAGATGGCAAGGATCATATCGGAATTTAACGTCGGGGAAGTCCTGCATGCAAGCGAACGCACGCCCGAACAGCTCGCAAACCGAATTCGATCAATATGTGAAAATGTGGATAAATATTTTGCCTATTCCGCGAATTGCCAAAAAGCAGCCAATTCGCTGAATTGGGAGAATGAAAAGAAGCAATTAGCCGCTGTCTTTGCCGAACTGGGTAAATAG
- a CDS encoding RecQ family ATP-dependent DNA helicase — MSSPIEILQQYWGYPAFRPLQEDIVNQVLAGRDTLALLPTGGGKSICFQVPGMALDGLTIVISPLIALMRDQVEQLSRRDIPATYINSTLSSSDIDRKLQKAMNGDYKFLYLAPERLQTEMFAARVQKMNVSLIAVDEAHCISQWGYDFRPSYLEIAKLREWLPNVPVIALTATAPPSVREDIAQKLELKNPAIFTQSFRRENLHYIVEHSERIADRILEVVQKTQGTGIVYARTRKRVKAIAEYLQRNGVAAAAYHGGMKTSDRNDVQEAWIQDKIRVMAATNAFGMGIDKPNVRFVIHYNLPADPESYYQEAGRGGRDGLDSLALAFHNEQDCLELENFVSEKYPDWDTLNRHFDLLCEFYDVQADGPPAELLKLDLPAIAEKQRVNPVKLYNSIQILDQAGLMMLNEQPDDYAYLQILVRPQEILLYKERYADRAFLLDFILRNLGGGVYQDDMRFLPAVWARMLDLELEKLNEYLLQFAARGIISYRASTSMPVLRMLTRRRRLIMEEVGWNKLEFLRQRAQDRFAAMLEYVTFPGKNCRSRILETYFGELGTKECGKCDYCLAKARPVGATLISELSTAILAYIGNDEIEMRLLIDNVKEGTRDQRIELVREMLDKHILVRGEGLTVRRVR; from the coding sequence ATGTCTTCGCCCATCGAAATCTTGCAGCAGTATTGGGGATATCCGGCATTCCGGCCGCTGCAGGAGGATATCGTGAACCAAGTGCTTGCCGGGCGTGATACGTTGGCCTTGCTGCCGACCGGCGGTGGCAAATCGATTTGTTTCCAAGTTCCGGGTATGGCCCTCGACGGTCTCACGATCGTGATTTCACCCTTGATTGCGCTGATGCGCGATCAGGTCGAGCAACTGAGCCGTCGTGACATCCCGGCCACATATATCAATAGTACGCTTTCGTCCTCTGACATCGACCGCAAGTTGCAGAAGGCCATGAATGGCGACTACAAGTTCCTCTACCTCGCGCCCGAGCGCTTGCAGACCGAGATGTTTGCTGCCCGCGTGCAGAAAATGAATGTCTCGCTCATCGCCGTAGATGAGGCCCACTGCATCAGTCAATGGGGGTACGATTTCCGGCCATCCTACCTCGAGATCGCCAAACTCCGGGAATGGCTGCCGAATGTTCCCGTGATTGCATTGACCGCGACAGCGCCGCCTTCGGTTCGTGAGGACATTGCCCAAAAACTCGAACTCAAAAATCCGGCGATTTTTACGCAGAGCTTCCGACGCGAGAATTTGCATTACATCGTGGAGCATAGCGAGCGCATCGCCGATCGCATTCTGGAAGTCGTGCAAAAAACGCAAGGAACGGGCATCGTGTACGCGCGCACCCGCAAACGCGTGAAAGCCATCGCCGAATACTTGCAACGCAATGGTGTGGCCGCTGCAGCCTACCATGGCGGCATGAAAACATCCGACCGCAACGATGTGCAGGAGGCTTGGATTCAAGACAAGATCCGCGTGATGGCTGCTACGAATGCCTTTGGAATGGGCATCGACAAGCCCAACGTCCGTTTTGTCATCCATTACAATTTACCGGCGGACCCTGAAAGTTATTATCAGGAAGCGGGTAGGGGAGGACGCGATGGCCTGGACTCCCTGGCTTTGGCTTTTCACAATGAGCAGGACTGCCTGGAATTGGAGAATTTCGTCTCGGAAAAATACCCGGATTGGGATACACTCAACCGCCATTTTGACCTGCTCTGTGAATTTTACGACGTACAGGCAGATGGTCCACCTGCCGAATTGTTGAAGTTGGATTTGCCAGCCATCGCGGAAAAGCAACGCGTGAATCCCGTCAAATTGTACAATTCAATCCAAATTTTGGATCAGGCTGGGTTGATGATGTTGAATGAACAGCCCGATGACTATGCCTATTTGCAGATTTTGGTGCGTCCGCAGGAGATTTTGCTGTACAAGGAGCGGTATGCCGACCGCGCGTTTTTGCTGGATTTCATCCTGCGGAATCTGGGTGGCGGTGTTTATCAGGACGATATGCGCTTTTTACCAGCTGTTTGGGCAAGAATGCTGGACTTGGAACTTGAAAAATTGAACGAATACCTGCTTCAATTTGCCGCACGTGGCATTATTTCCTATCGCGCGTCCACGAGCATGCCCGTGCTGCGGATGCTCACGCGCAGGCGAAGACTTATCATGGAAGAAGTCGGCTGGAACAAACTGGAATTCCTCAGGCAGCGGGCGCAGGATCGTTTTGCGGCGATGCTGGAGTATGTCACCTTTCCGGGCAAAAACTGCCGAAGCCGCATCCTCGAGACCTATTTTGGCGAATTGGGCACCAAGGAATGTGGCAAATGCGACTATTGTCTTGCAAAGGCGCGTCCAGTTGGAGCGACATTGATTTCTGAACTCAGCACAGCGATATTGGCCTATATCGGAAATGATGAAATCGAAATGCGCCTGCTCATTGACAACGTCAAGGAAGGTACGCGTGATCAACGCATTGAGCTCGTGCGGGAGATGTTGGACAAGCATATACTCGTTCGCGGCGAAGGATTGACCGTTCGACGCGTCCGATAG
- the bshA gene encoding N-acetyl-alpha-D-glucosaminyl L-malate synthase BshA, with the protein MNIGIVCYPTYGGSGVLATELGKSLAARGHNIHFITYSRPIRLGHFVQNVLFHEVRLSDYPLFEYPPYESALTSTMVDVGRYQNIDLFHVHYAIPHASAAVMARNILAGMGRYVPVITTLHGTDITLVGKEKSFEPVVAYSINQSDGVTAVSDYLRQATLEAFPIKNEINVIPNFVDTNRFQRQDKEHFRRLVAPNNEKLIIHTSNFRKVKRVEDVIKTYAIVRQNVRSKLLMVGDGPERSNAEALCRELHLCDDIVFLGNQNPVEELYSIGDLFLMPSASESFGLSALEAMACGIPCVTSDAGGLPEVIINGVTGYACAVGDVESMAARSVEILSDDVRWKEFSEQSIVHASGFDIEKVVPLYENYYQQVLSRQNLPVH; encoded by the coding sequence ATGAATATTGGCATTGTTTGTTATCCTACCTACGGCGGAAGCGGCGTTTTGGCTACAGAACTCGGCAAGTCCTTGGCTGCCAGGGGGCACAACATTCACTTTATCACCTACAGCAGACCGATTCGATTGGGACATTTCGTGCAAAACGTTCTGTTTCATGAAGTTCGCCTTTCCGATTATCCGTTGTTTGAATATCCGCCCTACGAATCAGCCTTGACGAGCACGATGGTTGATGTCGGACGTTACCAGAACATCGACCTGTTTCACGTGCATTACGCGATCCCGCATGCAAGTGCCGCGGTGATGGCGCGCAACATCCTCGCAGGCATGGGCCGCTACGTACCCGTGATCACGACCTTGCACGGGACGGACATCACGCTGGTGGGCAAGGAGAAGAGCTTCGAACCGGTGGTCGCCTATTCGATCAATCAAAGCGACGGTGTCACGGCCGTTTCCGACTATTTGCGTCAAGCGACCTTGGAGGCTTTTCCGATCAAAAACGAAATCAATGTCATCCCCAACTTCGTGGATACCAACCGTTTCCAACGGCAAGACAAGGAGCATTTCCGGAGATTGGTGGCACCCAACAATGAAAAATTGATCATCCACACGAGCAACTTCCGCAAGGTCAAGCGTGTCGAGGATGTCATCAAAACCTACGCGATTGTGCGTCAGAATGTACGCTCCAAACTGTTGATGGTGGGAGACGGGCCTGAACGCAGCAATGCCGAGGCACTCTGCCGCGAGTTGCATCTTTGCGACGACATCGTGTTTTTGGGCAATCAAAATCCTGTGGAGGAGCTGTATTCGATCGGCGATTTGTTTCTGATGCCATCGGCGAGTGAAAGCTTCGGCCTTTCGGCATTGGAGGCCATGGCCTGCGGTATTCCATGTGTCACATCGGATGCAGGAGGCTTGCCTGAGGTGATCATCAATGGCGTGACAGGCTACGCCTGCGCTGTGGGCGATGTTGAAAGCATGGCTGCGCGTTCGGTGGAGATCCTTTCTGATGACGTGCGATGGAAGGAATTTTCGGAGCAATCGATTGTGCATGCCTCTGGATTTGACATCGAAAAAGTCGTTCCTTTGTATGAAAATTACTATCAACAAGTTCTGAGTCGTCAGAACTTGCCGGTTCACTGA
- a CDS encoding ABC transporter ATP-binding protein, whose amino-acid sequence MLQATNIHRHFGQLHVLKGVNLTVARGEIVALVGASGAGKSTLLQILGTLDDADQGEIWFDSEPIHLMRDARKATFRNEKLGFVFQFHHLLPEFNALENIALPSLIGGMDRNAANKRAAELLAYMGLSERATHKPSQLSGGEQQRVAVARALMNKPALILADEPTGNLDSTNSERMYELFVQLSRELQVGFLITTHNERLAESADRCLSMKDGLIV is encoded by the coding sequence ATGCTGCAGGCAACCAACATCCATCGGCATTTTGGGCAGTTGCATGTGTTGAAAGGCGTGAACCTCACCGTGGCACGCGGGGAAATCGTTGCTTTGGTCGGTGCTTCGGGTGCCGGCAAAAGTACCTTGTTGCAGATTCTCGGGACCCTTGACGATGCAGATCAGGGCGAAATTTGGTTTGATTCGGAGCCGATTCACCTCATGCGTGACGCCCGCAAGGCGACCTTCCGCAATGAAAAGCTGGGATTCGTGTTTCAATTCCACCATTTGCTTCCCGAATTCAATGCCCTGGAAAACATCGCATTGCCCTCGCTGATCGGCGGTATGGATCGCAATGCAGCCAACAAACGCGCCGCAGAGCTGCTCGCGTACATGGGCCTGAGTGAGCGCGCAACGCACAAACCTTCGCAGCTGAGCGGGGGAGAGCAACAGCGCGTGGCCGTTGCCCGGGCCCTCATGAACAAGCCGGCATTGATCCTGGCCGATGAGCCCACCGGAAACCTCGATTCGACCAACAGCGAACGTATGTATGAGCTTTTCGTGCAGCTTTCCCGCGAATTGCAGGTTGGTTTTCTGATCACCACGCACAACGAACGCTTGGCCGAAAGTGCCGACCGTTGCCTGTCCATGAAGGACGGATTGATCGTCTGA
- a CDS encoding carotenoid biosynthesis protein: MKALLLTYRPHFSIAILVILYVVGIVGLGSSSREWFLAATPLTLVISAGLLLANHLEWNRWAVSAVVTAAIVGFLVEVVGVQTGLIFGEYAYGATLGAKLWAVPLVIGLNWLLLTYTTGALTARLRLPKVLQAALAAAAMTALDVLIEPIAMAFDFWQWPGGVVPMQNYIAWFLVSFALLLLFQYLRFDKRNPLAAPVLALQVLFFGILNLML; encoded by the coding sequence ATGAAAGCCCTGTTGCTGACCTATCGCCCCCATTTTTCGATCGCCATTTTGGTGATCCTCTACGTGGTGGGCATTGTCGGTTTGGGAAGCAGCAGCCGCGAATGGTTTTTGGCGGCGACGCCGTTGACGTTGGTCATTTCAGCAGGGTTGTTGTTGGCGAATCATCTGGAATGGAACCGTTGGGCGGTTTCGGCGGTTGTCACGGCAGCAATTGTGGGTTTTTTGGTCGAGGTGGTGGGCGTGCAGACGGGTCTGATCTTCGGCGAATATGCCTACGGGGCGACGTTGGGGGCAAAATTGTGGGCTGTTCCGCTCGTGATCGGGCTGAATTGGCTGCTGCTCACGTATACGACGGGCGCGCTCACGGCGCGTTTGCGCCTGCCAAAGGTCTTGCAAGCCGCCTTGGCGGCAGCGGCGATGACCGCGCTCGACGTCCTGATCGAACCCATCGCAATGGCCTTCGATTTCTGGCAATGGCCGGGGGGAGTCGTTCCGATGCAGAACTATATCGCATGGTTCTTGGTTTCATTTGCATTGCTGCTCCTGTTTCAATACCTGCGCTTTGACAAGCGCAATCCGTTGGCGGCGCCGGTGTTGGCGCTGCAGGTTCTCTTTTTTGGAATTCTCAACTTGATGCTCTGA
- the crtI gene encoding phytoene desaturase encodes MRQAIVIGAGIAGIAVSIRLALKGLKVTVLEANSYPGGKLSEFVLGDFRFDAGPSLFTLPELVDELFELSGRKSEYYFRHVKLDLGCRYFYEDGTVLNAWADPQKFALEVEAKLGIPSNRLLIHLQDAARKYNLTKGIFLERSLHKIRSYFQKDVLKAMLNVRSLDLGKTMHEANQKALSEPRLVQLFDRFATYNGSNPYRAPGVLNLIPHLEHGIGACFPMGGMVEITNSLVRLAKELGVQFEFGKKVERIIVEGGRAMGVMVESKRLEADLVVSNMDIVPTYRKLLPDQKAPEKVLNHERSSSALIFYWGIREQFDQLDLHNIFFSQDYAAEFKGIFDGGDLAADPTVYVHISSKMEERDAPEGQENWFVMVNVPGNKGQDWDVHIPQIRERVLDKLSRILDKDIRSMIRCEAILDPRSIESKTSSYQGSLYGASSNSQMSAFFRHANFSRKISGLYFCGGSVHPGGGIPLCLLSAKIVASLVDAA; translated from the coding sequence ATGAGACAAGCAATCGTCATCGGCGCTGGCATTGCAGGCATCGCAGTATCTATCAGGCTGGCCCTGAAAGGCCTGAAAGTTACTGTTTTGGAAGCCAATTCCTATCCCGGTGGCAAACTCAGCGAATTTGTGCTGGGTGATTTCCGATTCGATGCTGGCCCGTCCCTGTTTACATTGCCTGAATTGGTCGATGAATTGTTTGAACTCTCGGGCCGCAAGTCGGAGTATTATTTTCGGCACGTCAAGTTGGATTTGGGTTGCAGGTACTTCTACGAGGATGGAACTGTGCTGAACGCTTGGGCTGATCCGCAAAAGTTTGCCTTGGAAGTCGAAGCTAAGCTCGGCATACCTTCGAATCGCCTTTTGATCCACCTTCAAGACGCCGCACGCAAATACAACCTCACCAAGGGCATTTTCCTTGAACGGTCGCTGCACAAAATCCGGAGCTATTTTCAGAAAGATGTCCTGAAAGCGATGCTCAATGTCCGCAGCCTCGACCTGGGCAAAACCATGCATGAAGCCAATCAGAAGGCACTTTCCGAGCCCAGGTTGGTCCAATTGTTTGATCGATTCGCCACATACAATGGTTCCAATCCTTACCGGGCACCGGGCGTTTTAAACCTGATTCCGCATTTGGAACATGGCATCGGGGCCTGTTTTCCCATGGGCGGGATGGTTGAGATTACCAATAGTCTGGTGAGATTGGCCAAGGAACTTGGTGTACAATTTGAATTCGGCAAAAAAGTCGAGCGCATCATCGTGGAAGGCGGTCGCGCAATGGGTGTGATGGTTGAATCAAAGAGGCTTGAGGCCGATCTTGTGGTCAGCAACATGGACATCGTGCCGACCTATCGCAAACTGCTTCCGGACCAAAAAGCCCCTGAAAAGGTACTCAACCATGAACGGAGCAGCAGCGCCCTCATTTTCTACTGGGGAATCCGGGAACAGTTTGATCAATTGGACTTGCACAACATTTTCTTCAGCCAAGATTACGCAGCCGAGTTCAAGGGCATTTTTGACGGCGGCGACTTGGCGGCTGATCCAACGGTATATGTGCATATCAGCTCCAAAATGGAGGAAAGGGATGCGCCTGAAGGACAAGAAAATTGGTTTGTGATGGTCAATGTGCCGGGGAACAAGGGGCAGGATTGGGACGTGCACATTCCGCAAATCCGCGAACGCGTCTTGGACAAGTTGAGTCGCATTTTGGATAAGGACATTCGGTCGATGATCCGTTGCGAGGCCATTTTGGATCCACGATCGATTGAATCCAAGACAAGTTCTTACCAAGGTTCGCTCTACGGGGCGAGCTCCAACAGCCAAATGAGCGCCTTTTTTCGTCATGCCAATTTCAGCCGCAAAATCAGCGGACTGTACTTTTGTGGCGGAAGCGTCCACCCCGGCGGTGGCATACCTTTGTGTCTCTTGAGTGCCAAAATTGTCGCTTCACTTGTAGATGCCGCATGA
- a CDS encoding 5-formyltetrahydrofolate cyclo-ligase: MLAERKAMPAEDVAVKSHAMFERWRNRFSLKKVGFFHIFQSIPARNEVETREFIDFVWQRHPQVYLVVPVVDPITQTLRHAMVHDNLEMRPNKFGIPEPYMAVDFVHPVQMDMVIVPLLAFDDRGQRLGYGAGYYDRFLALTRPTCIKIGLCFESGHQSTELPSESHDIPLDFVVTESNIYRFNPNFPI, encoded by the coding sequence ATGTTGGCTGAACGAAAGGCAATGCCGGCAGAAGACGTTGCTGTCAAAAGCCATGCGATGTTTGAGCGTTGGCGTAATCGGTTTTCCTTGAAAAAAGTGGGCTTTTTTCACATTTTCCAATCGATCCCAGCAAGGAATGAGGTGGAGACCCGTGAATTCATCGATTTTGTTTGGCAACGGCATCCCCAAGTGTATTTGGTAGTGCCAGTCGTTGACCCGATCACACAGACCTTGCGCCATGCGATGGTGCACGACAACCTTGAAATGCGGCCCAACAAATTTGGCATCCCGGAACCGTATATGGCCGTCGATTTTGTGCATCCCGTGCAAATGGACATGGTCATCGTGCCCTTGCTCGCTTTTGACGATCGTGGCCAACGTTTGGGTTATGGCGCAGGCTATTATGACCGTTTCCTTGCCCTCACGCGTCCCACTTGCATCAAAATCGGCCTTTGCTTTGAATCAGGTCACCAATCGACGGAATTGCCTTCGGAATCCCACGACATTCCTTTGGACTTTGTCGTTACGGAAAGTAATATTTATCGCTTTAATCCCAACTTCCCAATTTAA
- a CDS encoding ATP-binding cassette domain-containing protein translates to MNDSYSEKILEFKDVSSGYSERTVLQNVNFSILKGEFVYMIGRTGAGKSSILKMIYADLLPAKGQLTVGDYNITKLKNREIPFLRRKIGIVFQDFQLLPDRDIYENIRFAMRATGWTDKTKINNRINELLAKVGLSAKLHSRPHQLSGGEQQRVSIARALINDPLLLLADEPTGNLDPEATDMIMEILFRINLAGTSVIMATHEHDLIRRYPARTLECREGSVFDHKMNFQ, encoded by the coding sequence ATGAACGACAGTTATTCGGAAAAAATCCTCGAATTCAAAGATGTTTCGAGTGGATATTCGGAGCGAACAGTCCTCCAGAATGTAAATTTCAGCATCCTGAAGGGCGAATTCGTGTACATGATCGGCCGCACTGGCGCTGGGAAGAGTTCAATTCTCAAGATGATCTATGCCGACCTTCTGCCGGCCAAAGGACAATTGACGGTCGGTGACTACAACATCACCAAGCTCAAAAACCGGGAAATTCCCTTTCTCCGGCGCAAAATCGGAATCGTCTTTCAAGACTTTCAATTGTTGCCCGACCGGGACATCTATGAAAATATCCGTTTTGCCATGCGTGCAACGGGATGGACCGACAAAACGAAGATCAACAACCGCATCAACGAGTTGCTGGCCAAGGTTGGCCTGAGCGCCAAGCTGCATTCCAGGCCGCATCAGCTCTCCGGCGGCGAACAACAGCGTGTTTCCATTGCGCGTGCTTTGATCAATGATCCGCTTTTGCTCCTCGCAGACGAGCCGACCGGGAATCTTGATCCCGAGGCCACAGACATGATTATGGAAATCCTATTCCGGATCAACCTTGCAGGGACGTCGGTGATCATGGCTACGCATGAACACGACTTGATCAGACGCTACCCTGCACGCACCTTGGAATGCCGCGAAGGAAGCGTTTTTGATCATAAAATGAACTTTCAGTAA
- a CDS encoding leucine-rich repeat domain-containing protein, translating to MMRTFLQSQLAGQSGNGVVDLCLDHKLIADIHPQKFTEMEGLELFPDLRIFSAAMHEIRTLAGLECAKRLLELDLSLNEISDISGVELLAEIQRLRLSHNEIASLTGISFPASLQELDLGFNQLTDISTLSELPNLEILILNGNRGLANLNGVPIGIKELHVTQAFVSDFERLQSLKGLESLSISPGSMGGLILLEELPGLQSLKVSAGRISGNLNLPALHGLKTLRIHKAIQTHSISGLNRLETLQHLDIGNSLLENPPNLEGMNLLEVLEIKFSPLKTLNGVAELKALKQLILTGSSIPQEEVRKLKVRRPELEIEL from the coding sequence ATGATGCGCACCTTCCTCCAATCCCAACTCGCTGGACAGTCCGGAAATGGTGTCGTCGACCTCTGTCTTGACCACAAGCTCATCGCCGACATTCACCCGCAGAAGTTCACTGAAATGGAGGGATTGGAGCTGTTTCCGGACTTGCGCATCTTCTCGGCGGCGATGCATGAAATCAGGACGTTGGCGGGATTGGAGTGCGCGAAACGGCTCCTAGAGTTGGATTTGAGCTTGAATGAGATTTCCGATATTTCAGGAGTGGAATTGCTTGCCGAAATCCAGAGATTGCGCCTTTCACACAATGAAATCGCTTCATTAACAGGCATTTCGTTTCCCGCATCCCTTCAAGAACTGGATTTGGGATTCAATCAGTTGACCGATATTTCGACGCTTTCCGAACTGCCGAACCTTGAGATTTTGATTTTGAACGGGAACCGTGGATTGGCGAATCTGAATGGCGTTCCCATCGGAATCAAGGAATTGCATGTGACGCAGGCCTTTGTTTCCGATTTTGAGCGGCTTCAAAGTTTAAAGGGCCTGGAATCACTGTCCATTTCGCCCGGAAGCATGGGTGGATTGATTTTGCTCGAAGAATTGCCTGGTTTACAATCACTTAAAGTCAGCGCAGGTCGAATTTCCGGCAATCTTAACTTGCCTGCACTGCACGGTTTGAAAACGTTGCGCATTCACAAGGCCATCCAAACGCATTCGATCAGCGGCCTAAATCGACTTGAAACCTTGCAACATCTCGACATTGGGAACTCCTTATTGGAAAACCCGCCCAACCTGGAAGGAATGAATTTATTGGAAGTGCTGGAAATCAAGTTCTCTCCCCTCAAAACGCTCAACGGCGTCGCCGAATTGAAAGCTTTGAAGCAATTGATCCTTACCGGATCTTCCATTCCGCAAGAGGAGGTTAGGAAATTGAAAGTGCGAAGACCAGAACTTGAAATCGAGCTTTGA